A stretch of Bombina bombina isolate aBomBom1 chromosome 2, aBomBom1.pri, whole genome shotgun sequence DNA encodes these proteins:
- the F2R gene encoding proteinase-activated receptor 1, with the protein MEPRFAFLVVLCCLCTGLCMSHTEGTNDRNMSILKTFYSRKAIIESDYEPIPIDDLDNDNEEGSAVDPIYTRKSKNPIQNIGNITKEAELYLTSQWLTKFVPALYTLVFLVSMPLNIMAILIFLYKMKVRKPAVVYMLNLAVADVLFTCVLPFKIIYNFSSNNWYFGSGMCKFVTAAFYCNMYSSILLMMCISVDRFLAVVFPMHSLSWRTVRRASVACFLIWIIALASTLPLVIIEQTKQIDHLGITTCHDVLDLDDLQHFYSYYFTFFCALFFFVPLLITTSCYIGIIRTLSSSSIENTCKKTRALFLAVVVLCVFLVCFGPTNIILLIHYLHYTSGANESLYFAYILCVCVSSISCCLDPLVYYYASSQCQKYVYSLLCCKKIEEPASTSSGRLMSIASKNETAVTNANNSIYKKLLT; encoded by the coding sequence gtacaaaTGATAGAAATATGTCCATACTGAAGACTTTTTACAGTAGAAAAGCTATTATTGAGAGTGACTATGAACCTATACCAATTGATGACCTGGACAATGATAATGAAGAAGGGTCGGCAGTGGATCCCATATACACGCGGAAATCAAAGAATCCAATCCAGAACATTGGAAACATTACAAAGGAGGCGGAGCTTTACCTTACCAGTCAATGGTTGACCAAATTTGTTCCAGCACTGTACACTCTCGTGTTCTTGGTCTCGATGCCTCTGAATATAATGGCAATTCTCATTTTTCTGTACAAGATGAAAGTGAGAAAGCCAGCAGTGGTTTATATGTTGAATCTGGCGGTTGCCGATGTTCTATTTACTTGTGTGCTACCATTCAAAATCATCTATAATTTCTCTTCTAACAACTGGTACTTTGGATCGGGCATGTGCAAGTTTGTCACTGCTGCTTTTTACTGTAACATGTACAGCTCTATCCTACTCATGATGTGCATCAGTGTTGACAGATTCCTAGCAGTGGTTTTCCCAATGCATTCCCTTTCCTGGCGCACTGTGCGTCGCGCCTCTGTGGCCTGCTTTCTTATCTGGATTATAGCCTTAGCCAGCACGTTGCCACTTGTTATTATTGAGCAAACCAAACAAATTGATCATTTGGGGATCACAACCTGCCATGATGTTCTGGACCTTGACGATCTCCAACATTTTTACTCGTACTATTTTACTTTTTTCTGCGCGCTGTTCTTTTTCGTGCCATTACTAATCACAACTTCCTGCTATATTGGGATTATCAGAACCCTCAGCTCATCAAGTATCGAAAACACATGCAAGAAGACCAGAGCTTTGTTTCTGGCAGTCgttgttttatgtgtgtttttagtttgcTTTGGACCTACCAATATCATCCTTTTGattcattatttgcattacacTTCTGGGGCCAACGAGTCTCTGTATTTTGCTTATATTCTATGTGTCTGTGTGAGCAGCATCAGCTGTTGCCTTGATCCTTTGGTTTATTACTATGCATCGTCGCAGTGTCAGAAATATGTGTACAGTTTGCTCTGCTGTAAGAAAATTGAGGAACCTGCTAGCACAAGCAGTGGTCGGCTTATGAGTATCGCAAGTAAAAATGAAACTGCAGTCACTAATGCAAACAATAGTATCTACAAAAAGCttcttacataa